The following coding sequences are from one Desulfomicrobium macestii window:
- a CDS encoding YehS family protein: MTNNDILRRLRYALNLDNAGVIRLFTLGGHGLSQEDLDLLLKKDDEPGFVDCPDVLLSAFLDGLITSRRGARELAPETAETLNNNLILRKIRIALELKDSDMIRILDAGGMEISKSELSALFRKQGHRNFVYCRDQLLRKFLSGLAKISREELS; the protein is encoded by the coding sequence ATGACCAACAACGACATTCTGCGCCGATTGCGCTATGCATTGAACCTGGACAACGCCGGCGTCATCCGGCTCTTTACCCTGGGCGGGCACGGACTGAGCCAGGAAGATCTCGATCTCCTGCTCAAGAAGGACGACGAACCGGGCTTCGTGGACTGCCCGGACGTGCTGCTGAGCGCGTTTCTGGACGGACTGATCACCTCCAGACGCGGCGCCCGGGAACTGGCCCCCGAAACGGCCGAGACGCTGAACAACAACCTGATCCTGCGCAAGATCCGCATCGCGCTCGAACTCAAGGACTCGGACATGATCCGCATCCTGGACGCAGGCGGCATGGAAATCTCGAAATCCGAACTTTCCGCCCTCTTCCGCAAACAGGGGCATCGCAATTTCGTGTACTGCCGGGATCAGCTTTTAAGAAAATTTTTGAGCGGGCTTGCGAAAATCTCGCGGGAGGAACTTTCATGA
- a CDS encoding CvfB family protein, with protein sequence MIEFGKTATLKVMKMVTGGAYLDGENLGEVFVPKRELPAGTAVGDSLSVFLYRDSETVLTGSVSKPKAEVGQCAFMKVVAVTKSGVFVDWGLPKDLFVPSSEQYKALEEGRSYVILVYIDERTGRLAGTAKLHSYLSEEGEGFKPGQEVDLLISGFSELGFKAVINNTHLGLVFRDDAPGELRYGQRMKGFIKAIRPDGKIDLSLLPPGRSGLDMLADRILAHLAACGGSTDLTDKSPAEYIAAAFGASKSNYKKALGRLYKQKKISIEPDRIVLL encoded by the coding sequence ATGATTGAATTCGGCAAAACCGCGACCCTCAAGGTCATGAAAATGGTCACGGGCGGAGCCTATCTCGACGGCGAAAACCTGGGCGAGGTCTTCGTGCCCAAGCGCGAGCTTCCGGCGGGCACGGCCGTTGGCGACAGCTTGAGCGTCTTTTTGTACCGGGACTCCGAGACCGTGCTCACGGGCAGCGTAAGCAAGCCCAAGGCCGAAGTCGGCCAGTGCGCCTTCATGAAGGTCGTGGCCGTGACCAAGTCCGGAGTCTTCGTGGACTGGGGCCTGCCCAAGGACCTCTTTGTCCCGTCAAGCGAGCAGTACAAGGCGCTGGAGGAAGGCCGCTCCTACGTCATCCTCGTGTACATCGACGAACGCACCGGCCGTCTGGCGGGCACGGCCAAGCTCCACTCCTACCTGAGCGAAGAGGGGGAAGGATTCAAACCGGGTCAGGAAGTTGATCTGCTTATCAGCGGTTTTTCGGAACTCGGTTTCAAGGCCGTGATCAACAACACGCATCTCGGACTGGTCTTTCGCGACGACGCACCCGGCGAGTTGCGCTATGGCCAGCGCATGAAGGGCTTCATCAAGGCCATCCGCCCGGACGGCAAGATCGACCTGTCCCTGCTGCCTCCCGGCAGGTCCGGCCTGGACATGCTGGCCGACCGCATTCTGGCCCATCTGGCGGCATGCGGAGGAAGCACCGACCTGACGGACAAAAGTCCGGCAGAATATATCGCCGCCGCCTTCGGGGCCAGCAAGTCCAACTACAAAAAAGCCCTGGGCCGCCTCTACAAGCAAAAGAAAATCAGCATCGAGCCGGACCGGATCGTGCTGCTCTGA